A window of the Oncorhynchus masou masou isolate Uvic2021 chromosome 13, UVic_Omas_1.1, whole genome shotgun sequence genome harbors these coding sequences:
- the LOC135552815 gene encoding caspase a-like isoform X1 produces the protein MITNNDKVLSKARITFIDSVTKPVIKQLLDDLLEDQVLNDEETESVMEENSTETKQARCLVDMVLKKGRKASEKMIARVQERDPGLYDKFGLDPRQPAKMTPSSPQLSQQEVRQVSSVLIPSTSDFKEGILQRKGCEIYPPMDKSGRKRLALLINNVEFDDKNMLRQGAVKDEENIERLLRDLGYDVVKHRNLSGQEMDEAVKAFSKREEHLLSDSVFVVMMSHGELGAIMGVHYKEGDPKPDVFLITNIFTHLNTDNCKALVNKPKVILIQACRGGNDGFVWVSDAVAGPSHDLELESDSIKREHNEKDFISLLSCTPYTKSYRDPKMGTFFIQHIMETFNTYACDDHIEELFRKVMVRFEDFHMGKGRQMPTKDRATLTKHFYLFPGL, from the exons ATGATCACAAACAATG ACAAGGTGCTCTCCAAGGCTCGCATTACATTCATAGACAGTGTGACGAAGCCAGTGATCAAGCAGCTCCTGGACGACCTTTTGGAAGACCAGGTGCTGAACGATGAAGAGACAGAATCGGTGATGGAGGAGAACAGCACTGAGACAAAGCAGGCACGATGCCTCGTCGATATGGTGTTGAAGAAAGGGAGGAAAGCCAGTGAGAAGATGATTGCCCGAGTTCAGGAGAGAGATCCTGGACTTTATGACAAATTCGGTCTGGACCCCAGGCAGCCGGCCAAGATGA CACCATCATCGCCCCAGTTGTCACAGCAGGAGGTGCGCCAAGTGTCCTCTGTCCTCATCCCCAGCACCAGTGACTTTAAGGAGGGCATTCTTCAGAGGAAGGGATGCGAG ATTTACCCTCCAATGGATAAGTCTGGTCGGAAGCGCTTGGCCCTGCTCATAAACAACGTGGAGTTTGATGATAAGAACATGCTGAGACAAGGTGCAGTGAAGGACGAGGAGAACATAGAGAGACTTCTCAGGGATCTGGGATATGATGTGGTGAAACATAGAAACCTGTCTGGACAG GAGATGGATGAGGCTGTGAAAGCATTCTCTAAACGTGAGGAGCACTTATTGTCGGACAGCGTCTTCGTGGTGATGATGTCTCACGGGGAGCTGGGAGCCATCATGGGTGTCCACTACAAGGAAGGGGACCCTAAACCTGATGTCTTCCTCATCACCAACATCTTCACACACCTGAATACAGATAACTGCAAAGCACTGGTTAACAAACCCAAAGTCATCCTCATTCAGGCCTGCAGGGGAG GCAATGACGGGTTTGTTTGGGTCAGTGACGCGGTGGCTGGGCCCAGCCATGACCTGGAGTTAGAGAGTGACTCAATCAAGAGGGAACACAACGAAAAGGACTtcatctccctcctgtcctgcACACCAT ATACTAAGTCCTACAGAGATCCAAAGATGGGCACCTTTTTTATCCAACACATCATGGAGACATTCAACACCTATGCCTGTGATGATCATATAGAAGAATTATTCAGGAAG GTCATGGTTCGCTTTGAAGATTTCCACATGGGAAAAGGCAGACAGATGCCAACCAAAGACCGAGCCACTCTAACAAAGCACTTCTACCTCTTCCCAGGCCTCTGA
- the LOC135552815 gene encoding caspase a-like isoform X2 yields the protein MADKVLSKARITFIDSVTKPVIKQLLDDLLEDQVLNDEETESVMEENSTETKQARCLVDMVLKKGRKASEKMIARVQERDPGLYDKFGLDPRQPAKMTPSSPQLSQQEVRQVSSVLIPSTSDFKEGILQRKGCEIYPPMDKSGRKRLALLINNVEFDDKNMLRQGAVKDEENIERLLRDLGYDVVKHRNLSGQEMDEAVKAFSKREEHLLSDSVFVVMMSHGELGAIMGVHYKEGDPKPDVFLITNIFTHLNTDNCKALVNKPKVILIQACRGGNDGFVWVSDAVAGPSHDLELESDSIKREHNEKDFISLLSCTPYTKSYRDPKMGTFFIQHIMETFNTYACDDHIEELFRKVMVRFEDFHMGKGRQMPTKDRATLTKHFYLFPGL from the exons ATGGCAG ACAAGGTGCTCTCCAAGGCTCGCATTACATTCATAGACAGTGTGACGAAGCCAGTGATCAAGCAGCTCCTGGACGACCTTTTGGAAGACCAGGTGCTGAACGATGAAGAGACAGAATCGGTGATGGAGGAGAACAGCACTGAGACAAAGCAGGCACGATGCCTCGTCGATATGGTGTTGAAGAAAGGGAGGAAAGCCAGTGAGAAGATGATTGCCCGAGTTCAGGAGAGAGATCCTGGACTTTATGACAAATTCGGTCTGGACCCCAGGCAGCCGGCCAAGATGA CACCATCATCGCCCCAGTTGTCACAGCAGGAGGTGCGCCAAGTGTCCTCTGTCCTCATCCCCAGCACCAGTGACTTTAAGGAGGGCATTCTTCAGAGGAAGGGATGCGAG ATTTACCCTCCAATGGATAAGTCTGGTCGGAAGCGCTTGGCCCTGCTCATAAACAACGTGGAGTTTGATGATAAGAACATGCTGAGACAAGGTGCAGTGAAGGACGAGGAGAACATAGAGAGACTTCTCAGGGATCTGGGATATGATGTGGTGAAACATAGAAACCTGTCTGGACAG GAGATGGATGAGGCTGTGAAAGCATTCTCTAAACGTGAGGAGCACTTATTGTCGGACAGCGTCTTCGTGGTGATGATGTCTCACGGGGAGCTGGGAGCCATCATGGGTGTCCACTACAAGGAAGGGGACCCTAAACCTGATGTCTTCCTCATCACCAACATCTTCACACACCTGAATACAGATAACTGCAAAGCACTGGTTAACAAACCCAAAGTCATCCTCATTCAGGCCTGCAGGGGAG GCAATGACGGGTTTGTTTGGGTCAGTGACGCGGTGGCTGGGCCCAGCCATGACCTGGAGTTAGAGAGTGACTCAATCAAGAGGGAACACAACGAAAAGGACTtcatctccctcctgtcctgcACACCAT ATACTAAGTCCTACAGAGATCCAAAGATGGGCACCTTTTTTATCCAACACATCATGGAGACATTCAACACCTATGCCTGTGATGATCATATAGAAGAATTATTCAGGAAG GTCATGGTTCGCTTTGAAGATTTCCACATGGGAAAAGGCAGACAGATGCCAACCAAAGACCGAGCCACTCTAACAAAGCACTTCTACCTCTTCCCAGGCCTCTGA
- the rabgef1l gene encoding RAB guanine nucleotide exchange factor (GEF) 1, like isoform X1: protein MSHGPERRGIHVDQSELLCTKGCGFYGNVAWQGLCSKCWREEYQQTKHKQIQEDHALAERLQMEEEAAYAINHQGAAQSQPAIAPFSKFEERKTKEKSRKINTVTKFFTPSAKTPPKKDSVTGEAQSTPSPSVSRKPLETDRTTRGFIDFLKTLKPGREIFKQCRAFTESMACKRDLGADELSECVQDFYQNLSDRLQTHYKGSSERVESVMDEVERYMMTRLYDEVFCPETTDDEKKDLAVQKRISVCVGCRALHWVTIEMLCVPVDEEIPEVSDNVVKAITDVIEMDSKRVPRDKLTCITRCSKHIFNAIKTTKKEAASADDFLPTLIYIILKANPPRLQSNIQYITRFCNPSRLMSGEDGYYFTNLCCALAFIEKLDGQSLNLSAEVFELHMSGQASPQQPQAAPSPPGSAAFSEMNERLDLLTGLGVRQEHVMEGARRLESDLIDWRDGVEHKVQDVLERFPLEMHPPASSAIDADNVENDLLPPPLQPQLFAG from the exons ATGAGCCATGGGCCGGAACGTCGTGGGATCCATGTGGACCAGTCAGAGCTGTTGTGTACGAAGGGATGTGGTTTCTATGGCAATGTGGCCTGGCAGGGCCTCTGCTCCAAGTGCTGGCGGGAGGAGTACCAACAAACCAAACACAAACAGATCCAGGAGGACCATGCTCTGgcagagag GTTACAGATGGAGGAGGAGGCAGCATACGCTATCAACCACCAGGGGGCAGCCCAGTCCCAGCCTGCCATCGCACCCTTCAGCAAATTTGAAGAGAGGAAAACTAAGGAGAAGTCACGGAAAATCAACACAGTGACTAAGTTTTTCACTCCCTCAGCAAAGACACCACCCAAGAAAG ACTCTGTAACTGGCGAGGCCCAGTCGACCCCCAGCCCCTCAGTGAGCCGCAAGCCCTTAGAGACGGACCGCACCACACGAGGGTTCATCGACTTCCTCAAGACACTGAAACCTGGCAGGGAGATCTTCAAACAGTGCAGGGCCTTCACAGAGAGCATGGCCTGCAAGAGG GACCTGGGTGCTGATGAGTTGTCTGAGTGTGTTCAGGACTTCTACCAGAACCTGTCAGACCGCCTGCAAACACACTACAAAG GGTCGTCGGAACGCGTGGAGAGTGTGATGGACGAGGTAGAGAGGTACATGATGACACGTCTCTACGATGAGGTCTTTTGTCCTGAGACCACAGACGATGAGAAGAAAGACCTGGCTGTTCAGAAGAGAATCAG tgtgtgtgtgggttgcaggGCCTTGCATTGGGTCACCATTGAGATGCTGTGTGTCCCTGTGGATGAGGAGATTCCTGAGGTGTCTGATAATGTGGTCAAAGCCATCACAG ACGTGATCGAGATGGACTCGAAGCGTGTGCCCAGGGACAAGCTGACCTGCATCACGCGCTGCAGTAAGCACATATTCAATGCCATCAAGACCACCAAGAAGGAGGCAGCATCTGCTGATGACTTCCTGCCCACCCTCATCTACATCATCCTGAAGGCCAACCCTCCGCGACTGCAGTCCAACATCCAGTACATCACCCGCTTCTGTAACCCTAGCCGCCTCATGAGCGGAGAGGACGGATACTACTTTACCAACCTG TGCTGTGCGTTGGCCTTCATAGAGAAGCTGGATGGCCAGTCTCTGAACCTTAGCGCTGAGGTGTTTGAGCTCCACATGTCAGGCCAGGCGTCCCCCCAGCAGCCCCAGGCTGCCCCCTCCCCCCCAGGCAGTGCTGCTTTCAGCGAGATGAACGAGCGTCTGGACCTGCTGACGGGGCTGGGCGTGAGGCAGGAACACGTCATGGAGGGAGCTCGCCGCCTGGAGAGTGACCTCATCGACTGGAGGGACGGGGTGGAGCACAAAGTGCAGGATGTGTTGGAGAGGTTCCCCCTGGAAATGCACCCCCCCGCCTCTTCTGCCATAGACGCTGACAATGTGGAGAACGACCTCCTGCCGCCTCCTCTCCAACCGCAGTTGTTTGCCGGCTGA
- the rabgef1l gene encoding RAB guanine nucleotide exchange factor (GEF) 1, like isoform X2 gives MSHGPERRGIHVDQSELLCTKGCGFYGNVAWQGLCSKCWREEYQQTKHKQIQEDHALAERLQMEEEAAYAINHQGAAQSQPAIAPFSKFEERKTKEKSRKINTVTKFFTPSAKTPPKKDSVTGEAQSTPSPSVSRKPLETDRTTRGFIDFLKTLKPGREIFKQCRAFTESMACKRDLGADELSECVQDFYQNLSDRLQTHYKGSSERVESVMDEVERYMMTRLYDEVFCPETTDDEKKDLAVQKRIRALHWVTIEMLCVPVDEEIPEVSDNVVKAITDVIEMDSKRVPRDKLTCITRCSKHIFNAIKTTKKEAASADDFLPTLIYIILKANPPRLQSNIQYITRFCNPSRLMSGEDGYYFTNLCCALAFIEKLDGQSLNLSAEVFELHMSGQASPQQPQAAPSPPGSAAFSEMNERLDLLTGLGVRQEHVMEGARRLESDLIDWRDGVEHKVQDVLERFPLEMHPPASSAIDADNVENDLLPPPLQPQLFAG, from the exons ATGAGCCATGGGCCGGAACGTCGTGGGATCCATGTGGACCAGTCAGAGCTGTTGTGTACGAAGGGATGTGGTTTCTATGGCAATGTGGCCTGGCAGGGCCTCTGCTCCAAGTGCTGGCGGGAGGAGTACCAACAAACCAAACACAAACAGATCCAGGAGGACCATGCTCTGgcagagag GTTACAGATGGAGGAGGAGGCAGCATACGCTATCAACCACCAGGGGGCAGCCCAGTCCCAGCCTGCCATCGCACCCTTCAGCAAATTTGAAGAGAGGAAAACTAAGGAGAAGTCACGGAAAATCAACACAGTGACTAAGTTTTTCACTCCCTCAGCAAAGACACCACCCAAGAAAG ACTCTGTAACTGGCGAGGCCCAGTCGACCCCCAGCCCCTCAGTGAGCCGCAAGCCCTTAGAGACGGACCGCACCACACGAGGGTTCATCGACTTCCTCAAGACACTGAAACCTGGCAGGGAGATCTTCAAACAGTGCAGGGCCTTCACAGAGAGCATGGCCTGCAAGAGG GACCTGGGTGCTGATGAGTTGTCTGAGTGTGTTCAGGACTTCTACCAGAACCTGTCAGACCGCCTGCAAACACACTACAAAG GGTCGTCGGAACGCGTGGAGAGTGTGATGGACGAGGTAGAGAGGTACATGATGACACGTCTCTACGATGAGGTCTTTTGTCCTGAGACCACAGACGATGAGAAGAAAGACCTGGCTGTTCAGAAGAGAATCAG gGCCTTGCATTGGGTCACCATTGAGATGCTGTGTGTCCCTGTGGATGAGGAGATTCCTGAGGTGTCTGATAATGTGGTCAAAGCCATCACAG ACGTGATCGAGATGGACTCGAAGCGTGTGCCCAGGGACAAGCTGACCTGCATCACGCGCTGCAGTAAGCACATATTCAATGCCATCAAGACCACCAAGAAGGAGGCAGCATCTGCTGATGACTTCCTGCCCACCCTCATCTACATCATCCTGAAGGCCAACCCTCCGCGACTGCAGTCCAACATCCAGTACATCACCCGCTTCTGTAACCCTAGCCGCCTCATGAGCGGAGAGGACGGATACTACTTTACCAACCTG TGCTGTGCGTTGGCCTTCATAGAGAAGCTGGATGGCCAGTCTCTGAACCTTAGCGCTGAGGTGTTTGAGCTCCACATGTCAGGCCAGGCGTCCCCCCAGCAGCCCCAGGCTGCCCCCTCCCCCCCAGGCAGTGCTGCTTTCAGCGAGATGAACGAGCGTCTGGACCTGCTGACGGGGCTGGGCGTGAGGCAGGAACACGTCATGGAGGGAGCTCGCCGCCTGGAGAGTGACCTCATCGACTGGAGGGACGGGGTGGAGCACAAAGTGCAGGATGTGTTGGAGAGGTTCCCCCTGGAAATGCACCCCCCCGCCTCTTCTGCCATAGACGCTGACAATGTGGAGAACGACCTCCTGCCGCCTCCTCTCCAACCGCAGTTGTTTGCCGGCTGA